The following are encoded together in the Corticium candelabrum chromosome 1, ooCorCand1.1, whole genome shotgun sequence genome:
- the LOC134177317 gene encoding tetratricopeptide repeat protein 28-like, whose product MSEEVEEKVKSADRSELLDKAKKSNEAVQHGKFRAAIDMYTEAIALDLRNHVLISNRSAAFIHVKDYQESLNDAERVIELKPSWPKGYYRKGVALQCLERYEEALVSFSKGLALDSSNAQILAALIDAALMSSIGGTFQTVLEHFQESHLDSNVFVMMSIIGQQLLTNSLLDEAFHVLTGAETVGTDNEKLKASLMLALGTTCWKLGYIDKALEKMHMELEIAKSLEDKAGECRALNNLGKCYQQIGNYEVAEKHHKRQVLVALDLNDVEMAASAMSNLGHTYYALKEFTKACQCHEKCLEYAKDLDDALLMSQELGSAGCCHLVVGEIERAFECFDEQLEIASKLEDHAEEAKAYANLGAAHQSQRNFNDALYCNQKLLDLAQDIGDHQLEARAYAGMGHANSSLGSLKQAYACHSQQLAVSDKIGDSIGQAHSVSNLGNICQQLGNFDEALKYFTTYLLKMRELKDKVGEARAYGNLGTTHSALGNHQEAVKFHRCMLSISRDINDQRGEASTCGNLAIAYQALGDYDQASEFFGRQLHMAQKQGDLMMECQALNNMGNFYCLLSRPGDAVSYLRQSLEYAVQLQDIGSQLKACGNLGKAYDSMGNIAEARNYYERAFALAKQMENHGGMSTASVSLNQIYKTLGDFQKAVEHHEEVLVLSTQLKHVVGRCNALANLGDIYLNTTDCTKAMGYYDDLLTTSQREEQRSFEAIAYKGLGNVFNELGDHVKALEYYARDSQIRQELQEPVGLGTAYMNMGSAYNSLGHFDDAIECYKKKLAIAGELNDKLGEAAALGMLGIVERNKGNFHQALRYHEQHYQLMAEGSCDMDDQEVLEEFGAACANLGDSHELLNQFAEAVKYHEQVLEVAQRSLNVYQEMRAYAGLGRSNIKLGKTHAAFMFFQHRLQLAIQQRDLINEAECYADMGDIQRVLGYYPAALDYHQRQLQIAWNLGDKRGESDAIYGLAEVCISMGNYQDAVKHQREDLVITKEIGQEMRLLRVYSRLGFSYRMLGELAKAVECHIEAKMLAGNISKPELLCVACCDLGVDYRLLGEHDKALKQLEEGLNHVNLVPSRSGEHEAKLRHNMGLVLVEADNLQMACIHLYRSTAILDRVRREQHFSGQEDKELRKLQALGYSKLQQALVRQGEIEEALCVAERAKASAFASCLLEREVNPEVIRSSSLLQELSTFSVQDILTTVKKTQGTVIYFSLVQDYLYTWVLTPDQGIVKFQEVLLPGNITTGADSDVSDGPESNLSLADHIVLARHSLGIDIDHIRATPSLTSHGHSDGQYVPPLSPANSLDSEERCWPSIDQLDSLSGSDVPRSRSPTEGVDKKQGLARKGSIKRSKQPPPVPPKPKRVSSLPHHGFKVYRKSPVDIEVSSDVVDAAAAVIAGSRAGSPVRAVPSSGTVREPQSRYSFRESSLKAKRWLPNSSSHVNQIDIRVVQESLDIPGSHYSGSISSFKRDAQAWQSLYDLLLAPVEDYLPEVPGGLGSHKLLVVIPDGDLYLVPFGLLHSVKDKHLLCHHYRFIVAPSLHALSHQRSPSPASRRVSVQSEKLPHPSERFLVIGNPRAPAQSKEVKWWGSLPGAEAEANAIADLLGCKPVLKEEATMTRVIEAMPHAELVHFATYLSWNLSVLVLAAPQQKLSGDPLDHVGEVQIAPELSEFLLTLDRILELPMQAKLVVIGASLRGSHGAVSADGVLSLTRAFLASGAQCVLVPLWPVPEQALKLFMNAFYMALLRGSCTSRALKYAMRIMQESKRYAHPANWVGFVLVGNDVIIDDQKHRLAAALRVMLQYPEHNIQAFKAVKYFVTKAQERISRGMTSAQFVEYAHLQERLGTQSRGGWEDVLTCCGFQFQGPISVDGKAPNGVRIRQPRSVIFFPEHDDAGIHKECIRLLEAMLGLSPAALKAIAMLLRAPQLSTSLRSLLQTVLDCLQRSDQDEGIIVALEFSLWHVVGCRPLLEALAFEPKEEKDGEVVLLIPRTVDQDMILKTIDILTSVLGPLESTISDPLPDVAEAFEGLTTATLQTTEL is encoded by the exons ATGAGTGAAGAG GTTGAGGAGAAAGTCAAGTCTGCAGATCGCAGCGAGCTGTTGGACAAGGCGAAGAAGTCTAATGAGGCTGTGCAGCACGGCAAGTTCCGTGCGGCTATTGACATGTATACTGAGGCGATTGCTCTGGACTTGAGGAACCACGTTCTGATCAGCAACCGTTCTGCCGCCTTTATTCATGTCAAGGACTATCAGGAGTCGTTGAACGACGCAGAGCGTGTCATCGAACTCAAACCGTCGTGGCCAAAG GGATACTACAGGAAAGGAGTTGCTCTTCAGTGTTTGGAGAGATACGAAGAGGCTCTGGTGTCTTTCTCTAAGGGATTGGCGTTGGACTCGAGCAATGCTCAGATATTGGCAGCTCTCATTGATGCTGCGCTTATGTCGTCAATTGGAG GCACATTTCAAACTGTCTTGGAGCATTTCCAAGAATCTCACCTGGACAGTAATGTGTTTGTGATGATGTCCATTATTGGTCAGCAACTTTTGACAAATTCACTTCTTGACGAAGCCTTCCATGTACTGACAGGAGCTGAAACTGTTGGAACAGACAACGAGAAACTGAAAGCATCTCTTATGTTAGCACTTGGAACAACTTGCTGGAAGCTGGGATACATTGACAAAGCACTAGAAAAAATGCATATGGAACTGGAGATTGCCAAGTCTTTGGAAGATAAAGCAGGAGAATGTCGAGCACTGAACAATCTTGGCAAGTGTTACCAGCAGATAGGAAATTATGAAGTTGCAGAGAAACACCACAAACGACAGGTGTTGGTTGCACTTGATTTGAATGATGTCGAAATGGCAGCATCAGCCATGAGTAATCTTGGTCATACTTACTATGCCTTGAAAGAGTTCACAAAAGCTTGTCAGTGTCATGAAAAATGCCTGGAATATGCAAAAGATCTAGATGATGCCTTACTCATGTCTCAGGAATTGGGCAGTGCCGGATGCTGTCATCTAGTTGTTGGAGAAATTGAGAGAGCATTTGAGTGTTTTGACGAACAACTGGAGATTGCCTCAAAACTAGAAGATCATGCCGAAGAAGCCAAAGCATATGCTAACCTTGGAGCAGCTCACCAATCTCAAAGAAATTTCAACGATGCTCTTTATTGCAACCAAAAGTTGCTTGATCTTGCGCAAGACATAGGAGACCACCAGCTTGAAGCTCGAGCGTATGCAGGTATGGGTCATGCTAATAGCAGCCTGGGAAGCTTGAAACAGGCTTACGCATGTCACTCTCAACAGCTAGCAGTCAGTGATAAGATAGGTGATAGCATTGGACAGGCACACTCCGTTTCCAATCTTGGCAACATATGTCAACAGCTGGGCAACTTCGATGAGGCGTTAAAGTATTTTACCACTTACCTATTGAAAATGAGAGAGTTGAAAGATAAAGTTGGTGAAGCAAGGGCCTATGGCAATTTGGGAACAACTCACAGTGCTCTAGGAAATCACCAGGAAGCTGTCAAGTTCCATCGGTGTATGCTAAGTATATCTCGAGACATCAATGACCAGCGTGGTGAGGCAAGCACTTGTGGTAACTTGGCAATTGCGTATCAGGCACTGGGTGACTATGACCAAGCAAGTGAATTCTTTGGTCGTCAACTTCATATGGCACAGAAACAGGGAGACTTGATGATGGAATGCCAGGCATTAAATAACATGGGTAATTTCTATTGTTTACTTAGTCGACCTGGTGATGCTGTGTCCTACTTGAGACAGAGTCTCGAATATGCTGTCCAGCTCCAGGATATAGGAAGTCAGCTGAAGGCTTGTGGCAACCTTGGCAAGGCATATGACTCTATGGGAAATATTGCTGAAGCAAGGAACTATTATGAGCGTGCGTTTGCACTTGCCAAGCAGATGGAGAACCATGGAGGCATGTCTACTGCTTCAGTTAGTCTGAATCAGATATACAAAACACTAGGTGATTTTCAAAAAGCTGTGGAACATCACGAAGAAGTCTTGGTGTTGTCAACGCAACTGAAACATGTTGTTGGGCGATGCAATGCTCTAGCAAATTTGGGGGATATATACCTCAACACAACTGATTGTACAAAGGCCATGGGTTATTACGACGATTTACTCACAACATCTCAGAGAGAGGAACAACGGTCTTTTGAAGCTATAGCTTACAAAGGATTGGGTAATGTCTTCAATGAACTTGGGGATCATGTCAAAGCACTGGAGTACTACGCCAGAGATTCACAGATCAGACAAGAGCTGCAGGAACCTGTTGGTCTTGGGACAGCATACATGAATATGGGGTCAGCGTATAATTCTCTTGGCCACTTTGACGATGCTATCGAATGTTACAAAAAGAAGCTTGCGATTGCAGGGGAGCTGAATGACAAATTGGGAGAAGCAGCTGCGCTTGGCATGTTAGGAATTGTTGAACGGAACAAAGGGAATTTTCATCAAGCTCTGAGGTACCATGAGCAACACTATCAGCTTATGGCAGAAGGTTCATGCGACATGGATGACCAAGAAGTGCTAGAAGAATTTGGTGCAGCATGTGCCAATTTGGGTGACTCTCATGAGTTACTAAATCAGTTTGCTGAAGCTGTCAAATACCACGAGCAAGTTCTGGAGGTCGCACAACGTTCCCTAAATGTATATCAAGAGATGCGAGCTTATGCTGGCCTTGGCAggtcaaacatcaaactaggGAAGACACATGCAGCATTTATGTTTTTTCAGCATCGCTTGCAGTTGGCTATTCAGCAACGAGATTTGATCAACGAAGCTGAATGTTATGCTGACATGGGAGACATCCAAAGGGTGTTGGGGTATTATCCAGCTGCTCTCGACTACCATCAAAGACAGCTGCAGATTGCATGGAATTTGGGTGACAAACGAGGAGAAAGTGATGCTATCTATGGTCTTGCTGAGGTTTGCATTAGTATGGGAAACTACCAAGATGCAGTAAAGCACCAACGTGAAGATCTTGTGATAACAAAAGAAATAGGTCAGGAGATGCGACTGCTGAGAGTTTATAGCCGCCTTGGATTCAGCTACCGCATGCTGGGAGAGTTGGCTAAGGCTGTGGAGTGCCACATTGAGGCCAAGATGCTTGCAGGAAATATAAGCAAACCAGAGCTCCTCTGTGTTGCTTGCTGTGACCTTGGTGTCGATTACCGTTTGCTTGGAGAGCATGACAAAGCACTAAAACAACTGGAAGAAGGACTGAACCATGTGAACTTAGTCCCTAGTCGGAGTGGTGAGCACGAAGCCAAGCTGAGACACAACATGGGTCTTGTGCTTGTTGAGGCGGATAATTTGCAAATGGCCTGTATTCACTTATATCGTTCTACTGCTATTCTTGACCGTGTTAGAAGAGAGCAGCACTTCAGTGGGCAAGAAGACAAGGAGTTGCGTAAGCTTCAAGCACTTGGCTACAGCAAGCTGCAGCAGGCTTTAGTCAGGCAAGGTGAAATTGAAGAAGCTCTTTGTGTGGCTGAACGTGCGAAAGCTAGTGCATTTGCATCGTGTCTTCTGGAAAGAGAAGTGAACCCAGAAGTTATCAGATCATCCAGTTTGCTTCAGGAGCTATCCACTTTCTCTGTTCAGGACATCTTAACCACTGTGAAGAAAACACAAGGAACTGTCATATATTTCTCTCTTGTGCAAGATTATCTTTACACGTGGGTACTGACTCCTGATCAGGGTATTGTCAAATTCCAAGAGGTCCTCTTGCCTGGCAACATAACAACTGGTGCTGATTCTGATGTCTCTGATGGACCAGAGTCCAATTTGAGCCTTGCTGATCACATTGTCCTTGCTAGGCACTCTCTTGGCATTGACATTGATCACATCAGGGCTACGCCATCGCTCACCTCTCATGGCCATAGTGACGGTCAATATGTACCACCATTGTCACCAGCCAACAGCCTAGATAGTGAAGAGCGTTGTTGGCCTTCAATTGATCAGCTGGATAGTCTAAGTGGAAGTGACGTTCCTAGAAGCCGCTCACCAACTGAGGGAGTAGATAAGAAACAGGGATTGGCACGGAAAGGATCTATAAAGCGATCTAAACAACCACCACCGGTACCACCCAAACCAAAACGTGTGTCTTCGTTGCCTCATCACGGGTTCAAAGTCTATCGCAAGAGTCCAGTTGATATTGAAGTTTCCagtgatgttgttgatgcagctgcagcagttaTTGCTGGTAGTAGGGCTGGCAGTCCAGTGCGAGCAGTTCCCTCATCAGGAACAGTAAGAGAACCTCAGTCTCGGTATTCTTTTCGAGAGTCGAGCTTGAAAGCCAAACGCTGGCTTCCCAACAGTTCCAGTCATGTAAATCAAATCGACATCCGTGTTGTTCAAGAAAGCTTAGATATACCCGGTTCTCATTACAGTGGTAGCATTTCCTCCTTCAAGCGTGATGCACAGGCTTGGCAGAGCCTGTATGATTTGCTATTGGCTCCTGTTGAAGATTACCTTCCTGAAGTACCTGGTGGACTGGGCTCTCATAAACTCCTTGTTGTAATTCCAGATGGAGATCTGTATCTTGTGCCGTTTGGCTTACTCCATTCTGTCAAAGACAAGCATCTTCTCTGTCATCATTATCGTTTCATCGTGGCTCCATCTCTTCATGCACTAAGTCACCAACGATCTCCATCTCCAGCTAGCCGCCGTGTCTCAGTCCAGAGTGAAAAACTGCCACATCCTTCTGAACGATTCCTTGTCATAGGCAATCCCAGAGCACCAGCACAGAGCAAAGAAGTCAAATGGTGGGGATCACTACCAGGAGCTGAAGCAGAAGCCAATGCTATTGCTGACCTCCTTGGTTGCAAACCAGTTCTCAAAGAAGAGGCCACAATGACTCGCGTAATTGAAGCCATGCCTCATGCTGAATTGGTTCACTTTGCTACATACTTGTCATGGAATCTTTCCGTGTTAGTGCTTGCTGCCCCACAACAGAAACTGAGTGGTGATCCTCTTGACCATGTCGGTGAAGTGCAAATAGCACCAGAGTTATCAGAGTTTCTTCTGACATTGGATCGAATTCTGGAGCTGCCAATGCAGGCCAAATTGGTGGTAATCGGGGCATCTCTACGAGGAAGCCATGGTGCTGTTAGTGCTGATGGGGTTCTCAGCCTCACTCGAGCATTTCTTGCTTCTGGTGCTCAATGTGTCCTGGTACCTCTCTGGCCAGTACCTGAACAAGCACTCAAACTATTTATGAATGCATTTTATATGGCTTTGCTACGAGGGAGCTGTACCAGCCGAGCTCTAAAGTATGCTATGCGTATAATGCAAGAGAGTAAACGGTATGCACATCCTGCAAATTGGGTTGGATTTGTACTGGTTGGTAATGATGTCATTATTGACGATCAGAAACACAGACTAGCTGCTGCACTTCGTGTCATGCTGCAGTACCCTGAACATAACATACAGGCCTTTAAGGCTGTAAAGTACTTTGTCACCAAGGCTCAGGAACGGATTAGTCGTGGCATGACGTCGGCTCAGTTTGTAGAGtatgctcatctgcaagagagaCTTGGCACTCAAAGTCGTGGAGGTTGGGAGGACGTATTGACTTGCTGTGGATTTCAGTTTCAAGGCCCCATATCAGTTGACGGAAAGGCTCCGAATGGAGTGCGGATTAGGCAACCACGGTCAGTTATCTTCTTTCCAGAGCACGATGACGCTGGAATCCATAAGGAATGCATTCGTCTGCTGGAGGCAATGCTGG GTTTAAGTCCTGCTGCCCTCAAAGCTATTGCAATGCTCCTGCGAGCTCCGCAACTGTCAACTTCACTCCGCAGCCTT CTTCAAACTGTCCTAGATTGTTTGCAAAGAAGTGATCAGGATGAGGGAATAATTGTAGCCTTGGAATTTTCTCTGTGGCATGTTGTTGGCTGTCGCCCTCTTCTTGAGGCATTGGCTTTCGAgccaaaagaagaaaaagacgGTGAAGTCGTACTTCTAATTCCCCGCACTGTTGACCAAGACATGATACTGAAGACAATAGACATTCTCACTTCAGTACTTG GCCCTCTAGAGTCTACAATAAGTGATCCACTACCTGACGTAGCCGAAGCATTTGAAGGACTAACAACAGCAACATTACAAACAACAGAGTTGTAA
- the LOC134177339 gene encoding uncharacterized protein LOC134177339 yields the protein MSISKNPWDSTVLQGISVGSIDTAVALARRTEHLPPHGEIERERRMPSLRMIRQQRNITKLKKEMNALELEIKDRQWDQTTADLIHLDVLEKRTRKLEELSSQLTDTLQKKEELVMRLREPFTGDHIEMDASCHKHAARLFTAMGLSVTNLGHHLEDVSWISEAAMISQELNKTLKDVSSHLTQYQTRFNELIKSRQLLQEMQKNGSYRNT from the exons AAAATCCATGGGATTCTACGGTGTTGCAGGGAATTTCCGTTGGTTCGATTGATACAGCTGTTGCTCTTGCTAGAAGAACAGAGCATCTACCTCCTCACGGAGAGATTGAACGGGAAAGACGGATGCCATCTTTGCGCATGATCAGACAACAGAGAAATATCACAAAGTTGAAAAAAGAGATGAATGCTCTAGAACTGGAGATAAAGGATAGGCAGTGGGATCAGACAACTGCTGACTTAATTCACCTTGATGTGTTAGAAAAAAGGACCAGGAAACTGGAGGAGCTCTCTTCTCAACTCACAGACACGTTGCAAAAGAAGGAAGAGTTAGTTATGAGATTGAGAGAACCGTTTACAGGAGATCATATTGAAATGGACGCCAGTTGTCACAAACATGCGGCAAgg TTATTTACTGCAATGGGACTTTCTGTTACGAATTTGGGACATCACTTGGAAGACGTGAGTTGGATCAGTGAAGCAGCAATGATCAGCCAGGAACTCAATAAAACATTGAAGGATGTGTCGTCTCATCTCACTCAGTATCAGACTCGATTCAATGAACTCATCAAGTCACGTCAACTGCTCCAAGAAATGCAGAAGAATGGATCTTACAGAAA TACATAA